From Macrobrachium nipponense isolate FS-2020 chromosome 6, ASM1510439v2, whole genome shotgun sequence, a single genomic window includes:
- the LOC135216446 gene encoding secreted acidic protein 1A-like: MTGKASVAIDDDGEDGVVVDDDDADGGDDRAVDDSGGDSVVDYGGDDIVFDDDDIVVVDDVDHRYIVDEGGDSVLDDDGEDIVVDDGINSVVVDDGDDKFVDDDDDGGVVNDSEDSVVDGDNSDDEGYFKQRCITITFFYSMVIKLI; encoded by the exons ATGACTGGTAAAGCTAGTGTTGctattgatgatgatggtgaagatggtgttgttgttgatgatgatgatgctgatggtggtgatgatagAGCTGTTGATGATAGTGGTGGTGATAGTGTTGTGGACTATGGTGGTGATGACATT gtttttgatgatgatgatattgttgttgttgatgatgtggATCATAGATATATTGTTGATGAAGGTGGTGATAGTGTtcttgatgatgatggtgaagatATTGTTGTTGATGATGGTATAAAtagtgttgttgttgatgatggtgatgataaatttgttgatgacgatgatgatggggGTGTTGTTAATGATAGTGAGGATAGTGTTGTTGACGGTGATAACAGTGACGATGAAGGTTATTTCAAACAGCG CTGCATAACTATAACATTCTTCTACTCAATGGTCATCAAGCTCATCTGA